The nucleotide sequence CCATGTCGGTTTTCCTGCTATTCATGGGGTTCGATCTTATATCTCACAATCTCAAACACGTTTTGGAAGGATTAGGCGACCATTCCCCTCATcaccctcattctcatcaacgAGTTAGTCCCGGCTCGGTTGATACCGCCGCCTTACTTTCAATAGTAGCGACTCTCGTTTCAGCAATTGGGCTCAAGAACCACGCACGAATAGGAAAAGCAATGCGTTTCGCCTATATATCATTTCTCCCTTCCGTTCTCTCAAATCCTTCGCATTTCCTAACTCTGAGTTGCAGCACTATCAtgcttctccttcctctcttAACCATTTCTCTCTATATCTGGCTCGACCGTCTTCTATGTACCGTCATCGCAGTGTCCATGTTCCTTCTCGGTATCCGTCTAGCTACCGCTCAGGGGCTCATGCTTTTAATGTCCTACTCCGGTGCTGGAGTATCAGAAGTTGTGAAGGAAATCGAATCCGAACCAACAGTTTCCACAGTTGAAGAGGCGAGATTTTGGCAAGTACATTATGGATTGTGCATGGCAAATCTCAAATTAAGAGTCAGGGGCGATGAAGGGAATGTATTAAAATTAAGAGAGAAAGTAAAGACATTGATTAGGAATAGACTAGGGGGTGGATATGGAAAAGGTGGAGGGATGAAGTGGGAAGTGACGACACAATTGGTTGTTGATGGTAAATGAGTTTATTAGGATGCCCTTGttatgttttatttttgttgtACGAGTCAATGATTATGGTAGTCGGACAGGACAGTTGGCGGCCATTAATAGAGATCTAGTTCTGATTCACCTTTCGGTGTAGCAAGGCGCATCTTCGGGTTTTGAGAAAAAGCGAGCATTAAATTGTAGCGCATATAGCATTGATCACATTATACATACCAACATTTGCACATTCATCATGTCATGTTGCTCCAAATATCTATTGTCTCACGCATGCCCGTGTCTTCACATTCGAGTCTAGAACATGTACATGTGAGACATAATGGACGCAAGATAAGGTTGAGAATAttgcaaaaaaaaagtcgTTGCATTCATCATGTCATGTAGAGTGGATAAAGGAATAGGTATCTCCTCgacaaccaccaccaccaaacaAATATCAACCCAAACAAGGATATACAACATTTTCGTACTATTCCTTTTCAATCGATCCCTAACGCCGCAATCATTCGTTGCTTTCGCTTGCTCGCCTGCTAAGAATTCTTCATCAATCCAACCTCCCTTTCACATTCCATTTTCGCCAAAACGTTCTATCAACTAAAACAAACTCCATCCACcccttccattttctttcccacCAGGGCCCCTCACACCCTCCTTTCCAGGTCCTCCTCTCCCATTCTTGGGGCCCCTCTGAGGCCTTCTTGCTTCCCCGTTATCCAACTCGCGTAAATCCCTCAAGCCTTCCATTTTCCCCAGGACCAACTCCAATAACTCTTTCCTCCTAATAACTTCTAGATGTCTCTCGACCTTCTTATCCTCCCTCGCAAatttctcaacttcttcttttgttaaACCTCTGCCTAATCTTTGATCCAATTCTCTGGGGAATTGGTAGAAGAATTCGGAGAGAAGCTCGACATTTAAGAAGAGAACGGCAGTAGAAGTAAGTTTGGTGGAGACGACGTCGAGGAAGACTTCGGGACAATAGTACTTGTTTTTGAGGGAGGCGCATTGGGTGGATTTTAGAGCTTTGAGTCTAAGGGCAAGGAGGGTGGAGCGATCGCGGAGGAAGACCGCTTCACGACCTGATTGGAATGTTAGCAGTTTGtagaaaagatggaaaaaatGTGAAATACCTTTTTGTAATAAAGCAGAACTGAATCCACCAGCACCACTAGCGTCGCCATCAACAATAATTTCACCTTTTCGAGCTTTATCCACAAAGCTCATTACATCTctcaacttctttcttccaccAACATGTTGCTCTAAGTTCTTAGATGCATCTTCACAAGCTTTGAGCTCATTCTTCAACACAGACGTAACATTTTCTCTGCCCCGTGACCATTCACTATCTTCAACATCGATTTCAAACTTATATGGCTTTATGCAGTTCTCAACTTGATCACTTGTGCTATAGAACCTCTCATTCAAAATGCCAGCTGCAGCATCGGTGATAGCTTGACGAGCAAATGGGTGAGCTGCAAACGTCGATTGAGATATTAAACGATCAACATGGCTTTGGATTGCATTGGCTACAACTTGAGTTGCAAGACGGCCAATACCAAGTTTTGTGAGGGCAGAGGTAGAGGCATCAAGTTTACGATGCCAGAATAGGGAGTCGGGGTCAGCTGTTGGGAGCTCGGCTAGTGTGTTGGGTTCTGGTGATGAAGGTGAAAGATCCGAAATAGGTCTGTTCCAGTAACGTGCTGCGAGAAGATCTAACACTCGCTGATCAAGCTCTTCCTTTAGCATCTCACGAACTTGTGGTCGTCCAAAAGTTTCGGCAAATTCCTTGAATGAATGCTTGAAAGCGTCGAGACTCTCGGCAAGGTAAGATTCTGCAGATAGAGGACGGTCGTTATATTGGACCTTGAACTCATAAGTCGCTTCTTCAAGCTCTTGGTGGATGGCATCGCTAGTAGTCTGAAGACTCGCCGCCATGGTTTGTTCGAGTACATGCATAAGCTTCTTACGGAGAGTGGTAGTGCCAACATTTAGTCCGGCATCAGGTCCATACTCCataggatgagatgagaagaatgcGTGCTCATTCTTGATGATGGCTTCTGAGATGCTTCCATTTCCTGCTTTGAACAATGATCTAGTTTGTGATTGTTGTGGTGCTCGTGACACAACACCAACATAACCAAGTCTTAAGGGGTATTTTCGATCATTGAGGATGGAGACTCCTCTGGCAGGATCTACCAAGTCCATCTTTGTGATGACGCCAATGGTACGTTCACCTCGTGGATCAACTCTTCGGCTTGCTCGCAAAGCAGTTGAGTTGGCTAAATCCACGTCTGCAGCAGATATAGCAAGAATGACATTGGGAGGCTGAATGTACTTGTCGCACAAATCGGCTATTTTCTGCTTCAATTGCAAAGGTTGATCTTCACCAACAACCTGGATATATCCAGGAAGATCGATGAGGGATAAATCAGGAACATGGGGTGACGAGATGGTCAACTGAATTGGGTCATCGGAAACACATTCTGTGTCAGGAACGGCCAAATTCAATTCCGTCAATGTCCTCTGGATATGTGAGAAGTCGGTAATCTTTCCTAGACCAAGAGCAGGAAATTCTCCATATTCCGCTTGTGAATCAGGGGTGTTGACGAGGGTCAACTCTATGGGCCGTCGTGTAACCATATTTGAGCCCTTGGGTAGGAATTCATGTCCTACGATTGCCTCTAGCACAGAGCTTTTCCCCGATGATTGTGAACCAATCACAACTATTGATGGTAAAGTAAGAGCATTTGACTGTCCCACAGTCTGCAATATAGTTCTGATCTCAATCATTTTTTTGGTCAAAACCATCATTTGATCATCTCGGGCAGCGACTGCTGGAGATCTGTCGTCTTCTGAATATTGGTCATATCCGTAGGCGGCAGCACTTCCTCCTGCAGCCGCAGCTCCCATTCTACTTTGTTTGGGTGGTTCCCCGCCAGGGCCCCCTcccccacctccaccaccatttccttctccaatctcttcATGAATCCGTAATACCTTTTGCATCCACTCCGGCAACTCAACAGATTCTTTCGTTTTCTCCCATCCTTCTCGTGTTTGACTTGCAATATCTTTTGCACTGCCAAACAGACCTCCTGCTACGCCAGACACAGTATTCGTTGTTTGGTTGAAAATGTCAGCAACATAATTACCAGCCTCTGCAGATATCGAAAGTTAGTATGCTTTCAAATGAAGGAGCGGGTAAACTAACGGGCAGCCTGGTATTGGATATATGCTAAACCACCAACAGTCACTCCAGCGAAAAGAGCAGGTATTCTTGCAAACTTTAACAATATGTTTGGTAGAATGCGAACAAATGAAGCATTTCGAACGACCACAGCATTTGAAAATGGCGTATGTCCTGCTGGCCATAATCTCCCCCTTGCAATACGAACGGCGGATTCTGATCTGAGTAGACCACCAGCGGTAGATACCGCCTTGTGATGGAAATGTCTGGCAGATTGTGAGTTGATACGTTGAGCTGCGGGCAGAAGCCTCGCCGATAGCAGCCTCCCACTCATACTGGGCAAATTTAAGATTGTATCAATCCTTgagggaaatggagaatCACGAAGCAATAAATTTCATTCTGCTGGTTTTGTTGTCCACTTAGTATATGGGTGTTTGAATTCCACATGTTCTTGCATGAATAGAGGTCGAATCAGAAGTGGCGTGCAATTTCTGTGGCTAGTGAGTTGTGACGGTGGCTTGACAGCGAACTTCAATTTTGGCGGGCGGCTGAGAGGGAATCAGATCAAAGGAAACCCCATAATGTCCAGCCTTGAGGGGTTATCAGACGATAACAACTCCACcacaattataatatttgtttgCTAAATTTCTTGGATATATCCTCAATTGCTTGTTGTACACGTTCTTGGATCTACATCTCACAAAAGAAACGACTGCCgaaattggaatttctcAACTTGCTTCTTTTATCCGTTGGGCTTGGATCTTAATTTGTGTCTCAGCACCCAACAGATTACGCCATACCGTTATTTCCCCTTCAGCCTCGCGATTGCTCCCTTGAATGCGAGCAGACAACTTCCAACGTTCCTTGACTTGTTAGCAACAGATATTGCACAACTACATTCCATTTTGATTCATTGAGTTTCCGAAGAAACGCCCCGACACTtcgaaatttcaagaatctAAACCTCAACAGAGGACAAGATGTGTCGCTTTCTGGTGAGCCAAACAACTTCATCTCTGGGATAGCAACAGCATACTCATGATAGTAAGGTATATAAAGGCTCAGATGCCATTTTACTTTCCAAAATCATTTTGGAACCCACCCactcaattctcaatcagTCTTTCGACTCCCGTCTTCGTTTGGACATGAGAAGACCTCACAATGGTTGGTGATTCCTGATCTTCCTACATTCGAGATCACGGTGACTCATAGTATTTGCAGGTGATGGATTTGGTATTGGTTATTACACGGAACCTGAACTTGGACCTGAGCCATGCATCTTCACATCAACCATTCCTGCGTGGAATTGTATCAACCTTCAACGAATTGCTTCAAAGACCGCGTCGCCGCTCATATTTGCTCACGTACGAGCTACAACCGAAGGTTCCCTCAGTGATGACAACTGCCACCCTTTCTCCCATGGAAGTTTGATGTGGATGCATAATGGTGGATTGGGTGGTTGGAAACACATAAAAAGACGCTTGGGTGAAAGACTAGCCGACAAATGGTATCTTGGAGTTCACGGAGGGACCGACAGTGAATGGGCATTCGCATTATACCTAGATACACTCGAGAGAATGGGTCATAACCCAAGTGCTCCACCAGCCGATGGATTTGGTCCGACCGTTTTAAGGCATGCCATGCTAGCTACCATCAAGCAGATCAACGATTTCATTGCGGCAATCCCAGAAAAGACaattgaggaagaaaatcTGGATATCCGAAGCTTGTTGAACTTTGCAATTACCGACGGACATAGCATTGTCTGTACTCGTTATGTCAGTAGCAAAACCGACGAGGCAGCTAGTCTGTACTACTCTTCCGGCACTACATGGGAGGACAAAAGTAACAAGGGCGAATACCAAATGGATCGTCGTGATAAGGGTGCTGATATCGTTCTTGTTGCAAGTGAACCATTAACATTTGAAAGAGGTAATTATTCCCCctcatttcttatttctgTATCTCATACTCCACTACTTCTTCTTGCCAAGGACCAAGACAAAAGGCGGTAGGAACAACCCAGTTCTATTGACTGAAGACTTTGGTCCCCGTGGAGATCGCTCAAACGAGAACTTAGAATTGGGGAATCGTCTTTATGTTGCACATCAGCAGATAGGCGAAAATCAGGCGAATTCTATAGCTCGACTGGTTCGTGTGGTGGCTagtgatttatttttcaaaattgttcAGGGGCTCTCGCCAAAATCTTGCATTTTTATTTACTCGCTTGTCTGGCCGCACTATTACTGCAGTTGACATTTCTAATACATTTACAGAAAGCTGGGTGACAGTTCCGACCAACTCCACTTTGACAATCCACAAGCAGACTGTTATGGTGCATCCAATTATCGACGAGTATTATAACCACAACCCATATCATTCGCGATCCTCTCAATTCGTTACTGACAAGGGTCTCGTCACCAATGAAAAATCAACGCCAGCTCCTACGCCAGCTCCTACTGGATCTACACGATTACATCAATCACTTGCCAAAACAATTAACCCATCGTCAGCCATGTTATCACCAGGAGAAAATTATGATCCCAACATGGCGAACAACGCATCATACACACCGGCAACCTCAGATATTAGACATGCCACACCAGCAGCATTTCGCCCCCCAATTTCTTCCAACAAATCTGGAGAACAAGGCAACACCAAAAAGAAACGAGCTGCGGCTCCTGCTCCTGCATCTGTACAAATACCAGCTCATTCAATGAATTCTGGAACATCAATTGGAACGTCAGGAGTCGATTACATAGATACGCCTGATACGCCAGAACTGTCCAAAAATTCTGACAGTAGAAACAAAATAGCGCAGTATTTCCCGGAGCTGGATAGTATTGATCGGAACTGAGTCAAAAGCTAGTTAGATCAATAATCTCCATTGCGTTGAATTTTAGGACAGGCAGAGCGAGGTAGTGGTATTTGGGCCGGCGTCAAAGTTAGATTGGGGAGTGCATCGGTTGCATATGTAGAAGAGGGCGTTTAGTGCGTGATGTAGGATTCCCCTTGAGTAGTCGCAATTTTACTTTGTTTTTGCCAGATCGTTTCTTAATTCTCAAGTTGAATCATCATTGTGCTTTTTAATATGCATATTCGTGGATACCTTTCGAACTTTTGAACGCGCTTGAACATGCTGAGTTAAGCGGATgaccaaaatttcaaattccaacAATAAAACGTCAAAATAgcgaaagaaaataaaaacgTTCCTACTTCAAACGtccattcatccaataaTCATGTTACTCCATCCTTTGAATCTCATAAATACTCCTGAACGAAAAATCACAAAGTCAAGTCACAACACAAAAAATGACCCTCCTGTTCTTGAAACTTGAATCCGCTTGTATTATTTCCTACACTTCTAACAATTAAAATCCCAACGCCATAAAATCAATCGTCCACGCTGATCAATCAACACAACCACTGATATCAAACTCCAAAGAGCAATCCAGAAGCTCATTAATAATCCGACCAATCACTTCCATCATCACTCACCTCGCCATAATCATCATCCGCATCCGACGAATCCTGCGGCGTCAAATCGGGCTCATTCACAcaccaatcaatcatttccGCAGACAGTTCCTTGTGCAGATTAAAATCACCGCATTCGTATTCGCCCAATCCGTCATGATCAAAGAGCGCCTTTCGCGCCGTCAACATCTCGAGGTATTGCCGGTCACACATATCGACCGCTGTGCTGAACTTGGTGATGAAGTGGCGGATTTTGCCGACTTGGTGATCGGTCATTAGGTGTTTGATTAGACGATCGCGGGGTAGATTTTTGTAATGGCTGTTGTAGAGATCACGTTGTGAGAGGATCTGGGCTTCGATGGCAGAGGTGGTGTGTCTTTTGAATGCTTTGGCGTAGCGCTTGAGATAGACTAGGGCGAGACAGATTTTCTGCTCCCAGTCTGGATCGCGTATTTCCCATGGATTGTTTGAGAACCCtaatttttccttctttcgCTCAGCAGTGTCGAATATGCCGCCGGGGACTTTATGTTGCTTTATAAATGTCGTGAGTCTATGATTTGCAACCATGATTTGATTCCATTGTGGCTCGAGGTAGGTTAGGGCGTGCTTGCGATGttctttgaatatccattcatcttcgCCTGAATTCATGACGGCGTCTTGACAGTTGCGAAGTTCGAATTCGAGCGGGTGAAGGGTTGGCTCGATGAAAGGATTGAAAGAGCCTGTATCGAGGAACTCGGCGTGCTCGAGACACCTAGAGTCAAGCTGTGTGATATCTTCTTGTCTTAAACCCATTTGCATTTTGTAAGGTCGGTGTCGCTCAAAGGTTCGTGCGTAAGCTACGAGGTTCTTATGCATCATGTGGCGGACATCTAAGGGTTGTTGACCGGTCGTAAGTGtttctatctccatcttcaagcCCCTAGGAATCTCTGCTAGAGCTCCATTTATCTCTCTGAATTtctccacccacccatcctcATTGAATTGGATGATATCAGGAACATCGGTTGCGCAAGCTTCTTTGATTGCACATGTCTGTACATTGCGGAGGATTCTCAAAGGCTTCAAGATCTGTTCACAGCTGTCGAAAGAACAAATGCTGGTCCCACCATAATCCAAGCCACAAGGCAGAAGTAATACTTCCAACGATAACAGTGAATTTTGGGAGATCGCTTCGCAAAAATCACGCAAACTCCAATTCCATGTTGGTTCCGAACTGGCACCAGAAAACACACGCCTGCTGATTACCACACGCCACTTGCCAACTCTCAAAACAGTGGAGCAATTGCCgagattgggaattggaaaCGGCATTCTGCTTTGATTGTTCAGGTATCTCGTAATAGGGGATAATTCCACAAGAGGACCTTCGACGCACAGTACGGCTGttgaatcttcatcatcactgcctccatccatatccatattcatatAAAAGTGATTGTCTACCCGAAGACACGCGATATAGAAGGTGTTTTCTTTGTATAGAACATCCGAGGCCTCGACGTAAATTTGACGGCAGACTCTCAATACATGTGGGAACAAGCCGTATTTTGTATCAGCTCCATAGTTCGCACCTCTGGATACAGAATCTGCTGTGCCGATAATGTTACTGACTAGCAATTCTTTGTATATCTGAGTCCTGATGTCAATTGGGACCTTATCAAAGAATGGACAATCGCTATTGGAGACCATATTTATGATTTCGAATGTTTATTTGAGTTGAAAGAATGTGTTGAGAAATGGTCGAAGCCTTGAAGGATTGGTTGGAAAAATGGTTGTCGAATAAAGTTCTTATGGAATGATAAAAGAAGCtgcgagagaaagaaattcgATGTTTGCTATTCTGCAGCTTCCCACCAATTCGGGAAACAGCTCTGTTGCTGGAAGAATGGTAAGAGATTATCcaggaaggaagaaatatATCCTCACCTTCTTCTTATGATATTTCCTCTGTGGTTTCTTATACGTCATCGTGTTCCATTACACTGTCAATTGCAAAGTGAAtcaaatttgtatttgaaatgTACGCTGGTGAAAATAGATGGAGTTCATCGAGTGGCCCTCGAAGAAAGTTTGTTTGGAATCTTCAACCGATCCGAATAGTTTCAATTCACCCGAaaaattgaagtcattcagatattgaaattgtgtAGAATCTCCAACCGAATTTGCAATCTCGATTTGGCTTCATCGGAGAGACTTCTACCATTGGGATCGTTCAGACGCTTTATTAACCTCCCTTTACAAACGCCTGCCAATCTAGAAGGTTTGCTTGGTCTTACAGATTCGTGTCACTTGGAAGACTAGATCCATATCAAAGATGGATCGACCAAGGACTCTGAGTCTGTTTCAAAGACTGAAAAAATCATGAACAGGAAATTAGCTCATGTTGGATATTAATAAGTGACTGCATTGATCAAGTTAGATCACAGGTGATATCCGGTAAGTCATCTAGTTGCCCTGCAGTGGTGTTTATGTTGGGCATGCTCTCGCGCTTTGCTTGCGTTTAGTGAATgcttgaaaatttcaaagtAACCTCACTTGCACCGTGTAAGTCGTATGGTAACTTGTTACTTGCCATGCACGCAATATCCAAGCTGTAGTGTGCAAGTTTCCATGAAATTGACTCCACATCACAACTGCTCAGATACTAGGTATGTTGAGGATTCAACCCCGGGCTGCCCATTTTTGATACAACTCTTGAATTCCAGATGAAGTCTAGGGAGTACAAATGAGACCGAGCATCTCGACTTCCATCCTAAATCTCGCCGATGATATTACCCTTCTCGCTTTGAAGCAGAGCAACATCAAGATTCTTtggcatcatcatcactccCTGCAACCATTCAACATATGCAGGAAAGCCAGTCACACTCCCATAAATCCTTACTTTCTTCACTCCTCGCACACCCTCAAAGAGTCTCAGAACCTTATAATCTGATCCCCGAAATGTAGATTGCTCAACCCTTATTGTCAATTCGTCCACTCCGCTAAAAGCATCTTCTGCTTTCTTCGCGGAGAAGTTCGGATCGCAATCCAGTCGTACaattatatagtattttttGACGATAGAGATCAATTTGGAGGAGCTGATAGTATCATATTTCCAACGCAAGCGCGGTAGTCCCGTAAGGAGATTGGGATGTGCTATGAAGACATTGCCACCGTAAAGGATTTGTTCGGCTTCATCGTGGACTTTTCGACAGACTGATAGAATTTGTGGATATATGTGTGGATCACTTCCTAGACGACGGGGTGTTGATATGGgtgggatgatgaggagCAAGTGGTAGATGTGGTTACGAATTTCGCCTGGGAGGTCAAGGAATGTGAGGGGCGGCATGGTTTGCGAAGCCCTTCTTGTATTATCGAAGTGGCAACCTCGATGTATTGCTATGCATCTGTACGGGGAAGTATGGAAAGTTGGAGATTTACGTTGAAGTCTCTTTGGACAATCAACGATGTTAATGACATGAAGAGTTTCGTGAAGTGATGTACGGATAAAGGGATCTCGACAATCTGATAAGATATCAATCATGTCATCATGTTATCATGTTATCAGCACTGACTATGGCGATAAGATCAAGATGTAATTCCGCGCTACAATCCCAGTTCCTGCCAGGGTTGACTGATTCATTTAATGTTACTCTAAATTTAGTACGTGCTCACACGTGATGGTCTActtggatgtggatgagaCCTCGATCATGTCAACTCTCTATCTACAGATTTCTTTGACATCGGTATcctcatttatatattgtcgCCATCCATGACATAGCCTTCATAATGACAGTTGCATTCCTCCAGTTTCTTTCCTATTTGTTCGGTTGGATATACACAACTTGTTGGTCGCTATCCTTTTATCCCCAACCACTCTTGAACTTTAGGCGCAAATCTACATCAGGAGCCGCAATCGACTTCCCCTTTCTCAACGTGCTAGGCTTTGCTGCATACTTCGTGTCTACAGTGTCGTTCCTTTATGCGCCCGAAATTAGACGTGAATATGCTCTGCGAAATAACGGGCATACC is from Botrytis cinerea B05.10 chromosome 8, complete sequence and encodes:
- the Bcdug3 gene encoding Bcdug3, with protein sequence MCRFLVYKGSDAILLSKIILEPTHSILNQSFDSRLRLDMRRPHNGDGFGIGYYTEPELGPEPCIFTSTIPAWNCINLQRIASKTASPLIFAHVRATTEGSLSDDNCHPFSHGSLMWMHNGGLGGWKHIKRRLGERLADKWYLGVHGGTDSEWAFALYLDTLERMGHNPSAPPADGFGPTVLRHAMLATIKQINDFIAAIPEKTIEEENLDIRSLLNFAITDGHSIVCTRYVSSKTDEAASLYYSSGTTWEDKSNKGEYQMDRRDKGADIVLVASEPLTFERESWVTVPTNSTLTIHKQTVMVHPIIDEYYNHNPYHSRSSQFVTDKGLVTNEKSTPAPTPAPTGSTRLHQSLAKTINPSSAMLSPGENYDPNMANNASYTPATSDIRHATPAAFRPPISSNKSGEQGNTKKKRAAAPAPASVQIPAHSMNSGTSIGTSGVDYIDTPDTPELSKNSDSRNKIAQYFPELDSIDRN